Proteins encoded in a region of the Pseudomonas denitrificans (nom. rej.) genome:
- a CDS encoding xanthine dehydrogenase family protein molybdopterin-binding subunit: MSQPIEFEDRGEAVNLSRRRFLLASAGAAAGALVLGFGLPLGSARMQALAAPGERGTQVGAFLEIRPDNRVRLLCPFIEGGQGTYTAMAQIVGEELDADPATFLVESAPPGEAYVVMDNGLRITGGSMSVRMSYDTMRRLGALARAMLLQAAAAQWKVPVANLSTDPGRVLHAPSGRSLTYGELAAHALDLPVPDAASVTLRDPAQFRWIGKPVRRVDSYEKSTGKALYTIDMKVDGMLHAAVQHAPRLGMTVGELRNEDQVRAMKGVHSVHRLDGAVAVVAERWWHARRAAEAIQVQWQEPAADSPLRIMPADFSSVAYREQLARQTDSGREAEKEGDAQGVLSKAATRVEATYYNQYLNHAQLEPPATLVRFNADGSLDIWLPNQAQDMFLGDIAKRAGVDPARVKLHTPLLGGFFGRHFLYPTANPYPQAIELAKAVGRPIKLIWSREEEFLRDVLRPMAVVRFRAALDDKGLPVALEAVSATEGPTEGIAGKQGDKLDPTALEGLAGKSYAIPNRRIAQVYAKGPVMLGYWRSVGNSLNDFFYEAFLDELADKGGHDPFELRLHLLQGNARLLHLLKTVGELSGGWKRGPFDAPDGSRRARGVAMASPFGTETAVIAEVSIENGQVRVHDIWQAIDPGSIVNPAIVEAQVNGAVSLGLSQALVEEAVYVDGKPRARNYDLYPILPPSRMARVHVKVIESGAKMGGIGEPPLPAVAPAVANAVSRLTGQRIRSMPLSAYDFSKTA; the protein is encoded by the coding sequence ATGAGCCAGCCTATCGAGTTCGAAGACCGCGGTGAGGCCGTCAACCTGTCGCGCCGGCGCTTCCTCCTGGCCTCCGCCGGTGCTGCGGCTGGCGCGCTGGTACTGGGCTTCGGCCTGCCGTTGGGGTCGGCCAGGATGCAAGCCCTGGCGGCGCCCGGCGAGCGCGGCACGCAGGTGGGCGCCTTCCTGGAAATCCGCCCGGACAACCGAGTGCGTCTGCTGTGCCCCTTCATCGAAGGCGGGCAGGGCACTTATACCGCGATGGCGCAGATCGTCGGCGAGGAGTTGGACGCCGATCCTGCGACCTTCCTGGTCGAGAGCGCGCCGCCGGGCGAAGCCTACGTGGTGATGGACAACGGCCTGCGGATCACCGGCGGGAGCATGTCGGTGCGCATGAGCTACGACACCATGCGCCGGCTCGGCGCGCTGGCCAGGGCGATGCTGCTGCAGGCGGCGGCCGCGCAGTGGAAGGTGCCTGTCGCGAACCTGAGCACCGATCCGGGCCGGGTGCTGCATGCCCCCTCGGGCCGCTCGCTGACCTACGGCGAACTGGCCGCCCACGCGCTGGATCTGCCGGTACCCGACGCCGCCAGTGTCACCCTGCGTGACCCCGCCCAGTTCCGCTGGATCGGCAAGCCGGTGCGCCGGGTGGACAGCTACGAGAAGTCCACGGGCAAGGCGTTGTACACCATCGACATGAAGGTCGACGGCATGCTCCATGCTGCCGTCCAGCATGCGCCGCGCCTGGGCATGACGGTGGGCGAACTGCGCAATGAAGATCAGGTCAGGGCGATGAAGGGTGTGCATTCGGTACACCGCCTCGACGGTGCGGTGGCGGTGGTCGCCGAGCGCTGGTGGCATGCCAGGCGCGCGGCGGAAGCCATCCAGGTGCAATGGCAGGAGCCGGCGGCGGATTCGCCGCTGCGAATCATGCCGGCGGATTTCTCCAGCGTGGCCTATCGCGAGCAACTGGCCAGGCAGACCGACTCTGGGCGCGAAGCCGAGAAGGAAGGCGATGCGCAAGGTGTCCTGTCCAAGGCCGCCACCCGGGTCGAGGCCACCTACTACAACCAGTATCTCAACCACGCCCAGCTGGAGCCGCCCGCCACACTGGTGCGGTTCAATGCCGATGGCTCGCTGGACATCTGGCTGCCCAACCAGGCCCAGGACATGTTCCTGGGGGATATCGCTAAACGCGCAGGGGTCGATCCGGCCAGGGTCAAGCTGCACACGCCGTTGCTTGGCGGCTTCTTCGGCCGGCACTTTCTCTACCCCACTGCCAATCCCTATCCGCAGGCCATCGAGCTGGCGAAGGCCGTGGGACGCCCGATCAAGCTGATCTGGAGCCGCGAGGAAGAGTTTCTGCGTGACGTGTTGCGGCCGATGGCGGTGGTCAGGTTCCGTGCCGCGCTGGACGACAAGGGCCTGCCCGTGGCGCTGGAAGCCGTCAGCGCTACCGAAGGGCCGACGGAGGGCATTGCCGGCAAGCAGGGCGACAAGCTCGACCCCACCGCGCTCGAGGGCCTGGCCGGCAAGTCCTATGCGATCCCCAATCGACGCATCGCCCAGGTCTATGCCAAGGGGCCGGTGATGCTGGGCTATTGGCGCTCGGTGGGCAATTCGCTCAACGACTTCTTCTACGAAGCCTTCCTCGATGAACTGGCTGACAAGGGTGGCCACGATCCCTTCGAGCTGCGCCTGCACCTGTTGCAGGGCAATGCGCGACTGCTGCACCTGCTGAAAACCGTGGGCGAACTCTCGGGGGGCTGGAAGCGGGGGCCGTTCGACGCCCCGGATGGTTCGCGCCGAGCGCGCGGCGTGGCCATGGCTTCGCCTTTCGGCACGGAGACCGCCGTGATTGCCGAAGTGTCCATCGAGAATGGGCAGGTCAGGGTGCATGACATCTGGCAGGCAATTGACCCGGGCAGCATCGTCAACCCGGCCATCGTCGAGGCCCAGGTCAATGGCGCGGTGTCCCTGGGCTTGTCCCAGGCCCTGGTGGAGGAAGCCGTCTACGTTGACGGCAAGCCACGTGCGCGCAATTACGACCTCTATCCCATCCTGCCGCCCTCACGCATGGCGCGGGTGCATGTGAAGGTGATCGAGAGCGGCGCGAAGATGGGCGGGATTGGCGAGCCGCCGTTGCCGGCTGTGGCGCCGGCGGTAGCCAACGCGGTGTCCAGACTCACCGGCCAGCGCATCCGCAGCATGCCGCTGTCGGCTTATGACTTCAGCAAAACCGCCTGA
- a CDS encoding c-type cytochrome, producing the protein MSRRPFAGYVGALALAGVAAACLMAWYGTRQPGSTFDSAVSNATDEALVRQGEYVARASDCVACHSLPDGPAFAGGLKMATPLGAIYATNITPDDNAGIGKYSLADFDRAVRHGVAPGGRRLYPAMPYPSYAKLRDEDVRALYAFFMSGVRPSERANTASEIPWPLNMRWPIALWNALFTDSSPFTDQAGKDAQWNRGAYLVQGAGHCGSCHTPRGLAFNEKALSESGTPFLAGALLDGWYAPSLRNDPNTGLGRWSEEEVARFLKTGRNQHAVVYGSMTEAFNNSTQFLTDADLGAIALYLKSLPGDPVRDGPAWQYQSAEAAAFSSPGGHLYLTRCASCHGADGKGQNEWMPPLAGATSAMTPIADSAINISLNGALRVVSAGVPDAYRMPAFREQLSDQEIAAVVSFVRTTWGNQGGKVDPNAVARLREHTDPASPTPIVLHMR; encoded by the coding sequence ATGAGCAGACGCCCATTCGCAGGATATGTCGGCGCGCTGGCACTGGCCGGTGTCGCAGCCGCGTGCCTGATGGCCTGGTATGGGACTCGCCAGCCAGGTTCGACTTTCGATTCCGCCGTCAGCAACGCAACCGACGAAGCGTTGGTCCGCCAGGGTGAGTACGTCGCCCGTGCCAGCGATTGCGTGGCTTGCCACAGCCTGCCAGACGGCCCGGCCTTCGCCGGCGGTTTGAAGATGGCCACCCCGCTGGGTGCGATCTACGCCACCAATATCACGCCGGACGACAACGCGGGAATCGGCAAGTACAGCCTGGCGGACTTCGACCGTGCTGTGCGCCACGGCGTGGCGCCGGGCGGCCGGCGACTCTATCCGGCGATGCCCTATCCGTCCTATGCCAAGCTCCGCGATGAGGATGTGCGCGCGTTGTACGCCTTCTTCATGTCGGGCGTCCGGCCATCGGAGCGGGCCAACACGGCCAGCGAGATACCCTGGCCGTTGAACATGCGCTGGCCCATCGCGCTGTGGAATGCGCTGTTCACCGACTCCTCGCCCTTCACCGATCAAGCGGGCAAGGACGCACAGTGGAACCGTGGCGCCTATCTCGTACAGGGCGCCGGGCACTGTGGCAGCTGCCACACCCCGCGCGGCCTGGCCTTCAACGAGAAGGCCCTGAGCGAGTCAGGCACGCCATTCCTGGCCGGCGCTCTGCTCGATGGCTGGTATGCCCCGAGTCTGCGCAACGACCCCAACACCGGGCTGGGACGCTGGAGCGAAGAGGAGGTTGCGCGGTTCCTCAAGACGGGCCGCAACCAGCATGCGGTGGTCTACGGATCGATGACCGAGGCGTTCAACAACTCCACGCAGTTCCTGACCGATGCGGACCTCGGCGCTATCGCCCTTTACCTCAAGTCCCTGCCTGGCGACCCTGTTCGTGACGGGCCTGCCTGGCAGTACCAGAGTGCCGAGGCTGCGGCCTTCAGCTCGCCCGGCGGCCATCTCTATCTGACACGCTGCGCGAGCTGTCATGGCGCCGACGGCAAGGGCCAGAACGAATGGATGCCGCCGCTGGCCGGTGCTACTTCGGCGATGACGCCAATCGCCGATTCGGCCATCAACATCAGCCTCAACGGGGCGCTGCGCGTGGTCAGCGCCGGGGTGCCGGATGCGTACCGCATGCCGGCCTTCCGCGAGCAGTTGTCGGACCAGGAGATCGCCGCTGTCGTGAGCTTCGTGCGAACCACCTGGGGAAACCAGGGCGGCAAGGTGGACCCTAATGCAGTCGCCCGGCTGCGCGAGCATACCGATCCGGCCAGTCCGACGCCGATCGTGCTGCATATGCGTTGA
- a CDS encoding YkgJ family cysteine cluster protein — protein sequence MDNAGAVKFACVGCGACCRGRFVPLTRDEAFAWLARGGDVAILLEAFLLEPARSHEPRYAHDSGRAGVGRSGSADLNVIAIFAGVAQPQCPNLGDDNLCAIYAERPLVCRIYPMEINPFIPLNPLAKDCPPESWGRADSDVLIATDHRVNPEFAALIEASREADRRDAASKLSICQDLGYSVAGWKGNGLTLYLPERQRLVEAFSAATQRQVIASQWTVQVQGRALEDSLQRRGIRLNDTAGEHVFVPAGQ from the coding sequence ATGGATAACGCTGGCGCGGTGAAGTTTGCCTGCGTGGGTTGCGGTGCCTGTTGCCGTGGCCGGTTCGTACCGCTGACCCGGGACGAAGCCTTTGCCTGGCTGGCCCGCGGTGGCGATGTGGCGATCCTGCTGGAAGCATTCCTGCTCGAGCCGGCGCGAAGCCATGAGCCACGCTACGCCCATGACAGTGGTCGCGCTGGCGTTGGCCGGTCGGGCTCTGCAGACCTCAATGTCATCGCCATATTTGCCGGCGTGGCTCAGCCGCAATGCCCGAACCTCGGCGACGATAACCTTTGTGCAATCTATGCGGAGCGGCCCCTGGTTTGCCGGATCTATCCGATGGAGATCAATCCTTTCATCCCGCTGAACCCCTTGGCGAAGGATTGTCCGCCGGAATCCTGGGGCCGCGCCGACAGTGACGTGCTGATAGCCACCGATCACCGTGTGAATCCCGAGTTCGCCGCGTTGATCGAGGCGTCGCGCGAGGCTGATCGACGCGATGCTGCATCGAAGCTGTCTATCTGCCAGGACTTGGGATATTCGGTGGCGGGTTGGAAAGGCAATGGGCTGACGCTTTACCTGCCAGAGCGGCAACGTCTTGTCGAAGCTTTTTCCGCCGCGACGCAGCGGCAGGTGATCGCTTCGCAGTGGACTGTACAGGTGCAGGGGAGGGCGTTGGAGGACTCACTGCAGCGCCGGGGAATCCGATTGAACGACACCGCCGGCGAGCACGTTTTCGTGCCGGCTGGGCAATGA
- a CDS encoding XdhC family protein yields the protein MESIDLLVLRNARDWLAAGERVMLVTVARTWGSSPRPVGSMMALRNDGRVVGSVSGGCIEDDLIHRHTTAYGGTGLPQARPQLVRYGVSAEEAHRFGLPCGGTLELILEFEPDLAALQQLLGRLDQGQLMRRKLDIETGRTSLESTATPDEFIFDGRRMVSTLGPGYRMLLIGAGALAEYVATMAQFNGFQVTLCDPRPQYLESWSVAGVQRIQDMPDDVVRAFAPDVRSCVIALSHDPKLDDLALLEALRGPAFYIGAIGSRRNSESRRARLIEHFGETQESLQRLRGPIGIYIGSKTPPEIAVSVMAEVLAAKNAVALPAELAVSHAKQLQDRRRRA from the coding sequence ATGGAAAGTATCGATCTGTTGGTCCTGCGAAACGCCCGTGACTGGCTGGCCGCGGGCGAGCGCGTGATGCTGGTGACGGTGGCGCGCACCTGGGGTTCTTCTCCGCGGCCGGTGGGCTCGATGATGGCCCTGCGCAACGACGGCCGGGTTGTAGGCAGCGTGTCGGGCGGATGCATCGAGGATGACCTCATTCATCGACATACCACTGCCTACGGCGGAACAGGGTTGCCACAAGCTCGCCCCCAACTGGTTCGCTATGGCGTGAGCGCTGAAGAAGCACACCGTTTTGGCTTGCCTTGTGGCGGCACGCTGGAGCTGATCCTTGAGTTCGAGCCCGACCTGGCTGCTCTGCAACAACTGCTGGGGCGCCTCGACCAGGGGCAACTGATGCGGCGCAAGCTGGACATCGAGACGGGGCGAACGAGCCTCGAGAGCACGGCAACACCGGATGAGTTCATCTTCGACGGCCGGCGGATGGTCAGCACGCTGGGCCCGGGCTACCGCATGTTGCTGATCGGTGCCGGCGCGCTGGCCGAGTACGTCGCCACGATGGCGCAGTTCAACGGGTTCCAGGTCACCCTCTGCGACCCTCGCCCACAGTACCTGGAGAGTTGGAGCGTTGCTGGCGTGCAGCGCATTCAGGACATGCCGGATGACGTCGTCAGAGCTTTCGCGCCGGATGTCCGCAGTTGCGTCATCGCGCTCAGCCACGATCCGAAGCTGGACGATCTGGCCTTGCTGGAGGCGCTGCGTGGCCCGGCGTTCTACATCGGGGCCATCGGCTCGCGGCGCAACAGCGAAAGCCGGCGCGCTCGCCTGATCGAGCATTTTGGCGAGACGCAGGAGTCGCTCCAACGACTGCGCGGGCCCATCGGCATCTATATCGGCAGCAAGACCCCGCCGGAAATCGCAGTCAGTGTCATGGCGGAAGTTCTCGCTGCCAAGAACGCCGTCGCTCTGCCTGCGGAACTCGCGGTATCCCATGCCAAGCAACTGCAGGATCGGCGCCGCCGGGCCTGA
- a CDS encoding (R)-mandelonitrile lyase, translating into MSKKIVDAVLCGAAMQAAVASAAEPATANTQQISRAGTQASMAGPEQYFTGRVRIDPVWPADDQINASGGLVTFEPGARSAWHTHPAGQRLLVTTGVGLTQEWGKPVQVIRPGDVVWCPAGVKHWHGAAPGTAMTHLAVTGSVNGKNVEWMEKVTDEQYNAERAD; encoded by the coding sequence ATGAGCAAGAAAATTGTCGATGCCGTCCTGTGCGGAGCGGCCATGCAGGCTGCCGTGGCCAGCGCCGCTGAGCCGGCAACTGCAAACACGCAGCAGATCAGCCGTGCCGGAACGCAGGCGTCAATGGCAGGTCCGGAGCAGTACTTCACCGGGCGCGTGCGGATCGATCCGGTCTGGCCTGCCGACGATCAGATCAATGCCTCGGGTGGTCTGGTGACCTTCGAGCCCGGAGCCCGTTCGGCCTGGCACACCCACCCGGCAGGGCAGCGGCTGTTAGTCACTACCGGGGTCGGCCTCACCCAGGAGTGGGGCAAGCCGGTTCAGGTCATTCGCCCTGGCGATGTGGTCTGGTGCCCGGCCGGCGTCAAGCATTGGCATGGCGCCGCACCGGGTACCGCCATGACCCACCTGGCGGTCACTGGCTCGGTGAATGGAAAGAATGTCGAATGGATGGAGAAAGTCACCGATGAACAATACAACGCCGAGCGGGCTGACTGA
- a CDS encoding carboxymuconolactone decarboxylase family protein, translated as MNNTTPSGLTDPCRAARALGVALGLVCTLGVMTQTLAAQENRSMAENDTSTPHSDTLDDRQRSIVPIAAFAAAGDIAGLNRAINQGLDAGLTISEAREVLVQLYAYAGFPRSLNALGELMKVVQARKQQGIVDQPGRGPGKSIPKGDELLAAGTANQTRLSGAPVEGALFDFAPVANEYLRTHLFGDIFERDNLDWQSREIATVAMLSALEGVAPQLQAHIRIAMNTGVTPQQLRQLIRVLAEQVSADASRRASEALDLHLAAK; from the coding sequence ATGAACAATACAACGCCGAGCGGGCTGACTGACCCGTGCCGGGCGGCCCGCGCACTCGGGGTTGCCCTGGGCCTGGTTTGTACGCTGGGCGTCATGACACAGACACTGGCTGCACAGGAGAACCGATCCATGGCTGAGAACGACACATCAACCCCTCACAGTGACACGCTCGATGATCGCCAGCGAAGCATCGTGCCCATCGCCGCCTTCGCGGCAGCGGGGGATATTGCTGGTCTGAACCGTGCGATCAATCAGGGACTGGATGCCGGGCTGACCATCAGCGAGGCGCGCGAGGTGCTGGTCCAGCTGTACGCCTATGCAGGCTTTCCTCGAAGCCTGAATGCACTGGGCGAGTTGATGAAGGTGGTACAGGCACGCAAACAGCAAGGAATCGTGGACCAACCGGGGCGCGGACCCGGCAAATCGATTCCCAAAGGGGATGAGCTTCTGGCGGCGGGTACCGCAAACCAGACCAGGTTGTCCGGCGCCCCGGTGGAAGGTGCTTTGTTCGACTTCGCGCCGGTCGCCAATGAATACCTGCGCACGCATCTTTTCGGCGACATCTTCGAGCGTGACAACCTGGATTGGCAAAGTCGGGAAATTGCCACCGTGGCGATGCTCTCTGCACTGGAGGGCGTAGCGCCACAACTGCAGGCCCATATCCGTATCGCCATGAACACGGGGGTTACGCCGCAGCAGCTCCGTCAGCTGATCCGGGTGCTGGCCGAACAGGTCAGTGCCGACGCATCGCGGCGGGCAAGCGAGGCGTTGGACCTGCATCTGGCTGCCAAGTAA
- a CDS encoding GlxA family transcriptional regulator, which translates to MHDFTIVVIPGAFASSVASTLDILATAVSVGERHGLAAPRWRICGPQPGSVTLGHGLQLQVDPIEHDAQDNSCWVIPGIGVSDIDLLQQRLEEPWASPLISALKTHVANGKEIAASCSAVFLLHAAGLLDGRRVTTSWWLAPHLQETAPGCRVDPDFMVLADPPLTTAGAAFAQTDLMLHLLRRRLSPEIANSVSKALLLDRRQLQSPFVIPAMLVQGNALVSRLTAQIEDSLPELPGVKALAASVGMSERTLSRHVHKATGHSTRQLIQRVQLSRARALLESGEYSVEAVSAQVGYQDATALRRLMRRFLNATPRQLRQG; encoded by the coding sequence ATGCACGATTTCACCATTGTGGTCATACCGGGAGCATTCGCCTCGAGCGTGGCCTCCACTCTGGACATACTCGCCACCGCAGTCAGCGTCGGCGAGCGGCACGGCCTGGCCGCACCACGCTGGCGGATATGTGGCCCTCAACCCGGATCGGTGACGCTGGGGCATGGTCTGCAACTGCAGGTGGACCCCATCGAGCATGACGCACAGGACAACTCCTGCTGGGTCATACCGGGTATTGGCGTCAGTGACATCGACCTGCTTCAGCAGCGCCTCGAAGAGCCTTGGGCGAGCCCGTTGATCTCGGCGCTAAAGACTCACGTCGCAAACGGCAAGGAGATTGCCGCGTCATGCTCTGCCGTCTTCCTGCTGCATGCGGCAGGGCTACTGGACGGGCGACGGGTGACAACCTCCTGGTGGCTGGCGCCACACCTGCAGGAAACCGCTCCGGGCTGCCGTGTCGACCCGGACTTCATGGTGCTGGCCGATCCTCCCTTGACCACCGCGGGGGCCGCCTTCGCTCAAACAGACCTCATGCTGCATCTGCTACGGCGGCGCTTGTCGCCCGAAATCGCCAACTCCGTAAGCAAAGCTCTCCTGCTCGACCGCCGACAACTGCAGTCGCCATTCGTGATCCCCGCCATGCTGGTGCAGGGAAATGCCCTGGTCTCACGCCTGACCGCACAGATCGAGGACTCGCTGCCGGAGCTGCCCGGCGTCAAGGCACTTGCCGCGAGCGTCGGCATGTCCGAGCGGACCCTGTCGCGTCACGTCCACAAGGCGACGGGGCATTCCACTCGGCAACTCATCCAGCGAGTGCAGTTGAGCAGGGCCCGAGCGCTGCTCGAGTCTGGCGAATACTCCGTCGAAGCGGTCTCGGCGCAGGTCGGTTACCAGGACGCAACAGCTCTGCGGCGCTTGATGCGTCGATTCCTGAACGCGACACCACGGCAATTGCGCCAGGGCTGA
- a CDS encoding tautomerase family protein: MPNILIKVPTGAFSDQQRARLLTRVSETAIAHERIGNDPRQRSLCWVLIEEVRAADWTCGGLGVHAHAIPCIVMVKVPAGVLDEQMRKDYVLGLHQAIEESAEPDDGRMLMTSIQLTDIPDGTWGANGSLWRLADFTRAAGYRHLLPGA; this comes from the coding sequence ATGCCCAACATCCTGATCAAGGTACCGACCGGCGCATTCAGCGATCAGCAGCGAGCGCGACTGTTGACTCGCGTCAGCGAGACAGCCATCGCTCATGAGCGCATAGGAAACGATCCTCGGCAGCGCAGCCTGTGCTGGGTGCTCATCGAGGAGGTTCGGGCTGCCGACTGGACCTGTGGCGGCCTTGGCGTGCATGCCCATGCCATTCCCTGCATCGTCATGGTCAAGGTACCTGCCGGTGTCCTCGATGAGCAGATGCGCAAGGACTACGTGCTCGGCCTGCACCAGGCAATCGAAGAAAGCGCAGAGCCGGATGACGGACGCATGCTGATGACTTCGATACAGCTGACGGACATTCCCGATGGCACATGGGGTGCGAACGGCAGTCTTTGGCGCCTGGCCGATTTCACCCGAGCTGCCGGGTACCGGCATCTTCTCCCTGGTGCCTAG
- a CDS encoding sigma-70 family RNA polymerase sigma factor, with product MTSQGPIRQLEVGDLYKEQHRWLRGWLRSRVDCSQLAADLVQDVFLRLLGSTDRQGRIEAVREPRSFLATVARRLMIDHFRRQRLERAWLQALAEVPEALDISAEDRLILMETLVELDAMLAALGDKVRQAFLLSQLDGMTYRCIAQTLGVSLVTVNRYIAKASRHCMLYSLEHGL from the coding sequence ATGACGAGCCAGGGCCCGATCCGGCAGCTGGAGGTCGGCGACCTCTATAAGGAACAGCACCGCTGGCTGCGTGGCTGGTTGCGCAGTCGTGTGGATTGCAGCCAACTGGCGGCTGACCTGGTTCAGGACGTCTTCCTCCGCCTGCTCGGCAGTACCGATCGGCAGGGGCGCATCGAAGCGGTGCGTGAGCCACGCAGCTTTCTGGCGACGGTCGCGCGCCGGTTGATGATCGATCACTTCCGTCGTCAGCGCCTGGAGCGTGCGTGGCTGCAGGCGCTGGCCGAGGTGCCGGAAGCCCTGGACATATCCGCCGAGGATCGGCTGATCCTCATGGAAACCCTGGTCGAACTCGACGCCATGCTTGCCGCGCTCGGCGACAAGGTGCGCCAGGCCTTCCTGTTATCCCAGCTCGACGGCATGACCTACCGCTGCATTGCCCAGACTCTTGGCGTGTCGCTCGTCACGGTGAACCGCTACATCGCCAAGGCCTCGCGTCATTGCATGCTCTACAGCCTGGAGCACGGCTTGTGA
- a CDS encoding FecR domain-containing protein: MSGAGISAAQLDSIEQAADWFSLFASGDAVAADREAWQRWLNASPHNGWAWQQAERLQRRMQGMPGDFSGRVFGLAREDGRSNRRTVLKGMLLALGTGALGLAGYREVEQGALFADYRSAIGERLPVTLADGSQLLLNTQSALDVAYADGQCRVTLRSGEVLVNAQAGSSLSVTTGQGDVRAVGGRFSVRQFGAVSQVEAYSGQVQVQPKYASGVTTLDQGRACRFGAVEVVSTRRLDYAADAWSRGLLIANDQRLADFLADLGRYRPGLLRCDPQVADLRLSGTFELDDTEQTFRALASALPVRVERRTRFWITVVPA, translated from the coding sequence GTGAGCGGCGCCGGCATCAGCGCCGCGCAACTGGATTCCATCGAACAGGCGGCAGACTGGTTCAGCCTGTTTGCCAGCGGCGACGCGGTTGCCGCGGATCGCGAAGCCTGGCAGCGCTGGCTGAATGCATCCCCGCACAATGGTTGGGCCTGGCAGCAGGCTGAGAGATTGCAGCGGCGCATGCAGGGGATGCCCGGTGATTTCAGCGGACGTGTCTTCGGCCTTGCGCGGGAGGATGGGCGCAGCAACCGTCGCACCGTACTCAAAGGCATGCTGCTGGCCCTCGGGACGGGCGCTCTCGGGCTGGCCGGGTACCGCGAGGTCGAGCAGGGCGCGCTGTTCGCCGATTACCGCAGTGCCATTGGCGAGCGGCTACCGGTCACCCTCGCCGATGGCAGCCAGTTGCTGCTCAATACCCAGAGCGCCCTGGACGTCGCTTATGCCGACGGGCAATGCCGGGTGACCTTGCGCAGCGGTGAAGTGCTGGTGAACGCCCAGGCCGGCTCGAGCCTTAGCGTGACAACGGGGCAGGGCGACGTCCGTGCCGTGGGCGGGCGTTTTTCGGTGCGCCAGTTCGGTGCTGTCTCGCAGGTAGAGGCCTACAGCGGGCAGGTGCAGGTGCAGCCGAAGTACGCATCGGGTGTTACCACGCTGGATCAGGGGCGGGCCTGTCGGTTCGGTGCTGTCGAGGTGGTCTCCACACGGAGGCTCGATTACGCAGCGGATGCCTGGTCCCGTGGGCTGCTGATCGCCAACGACCAGCGCCTGGCCGACTTCCTGGCCGACCTGGGGCGCTACCGGCCCGGCCTGCTGCGCTGCGACCCGCAGGTGGCGGACTTGCGCCTGAGCGGCACCTTCGAGCTGGACGACACCGAACAGACTTTTCGTGCGCTGGCCAGCGCCTTGCCGGTGCGCGTGGAGCGTCGCACACGCTTCTGGATCACGGTCGTGCCGGCCTGA